From Xylanibacter oryzae DSM 17970, a single genomic window includes:
- the carB gene encoding carbamoyl-phosphate synthase (glutamine-hydrolyzing) large subunit, with translation MKDDNIKKVLLLGSGALKIGEAGEFDYSGSQALKALREEGIYTVLINPNIATVQTSEGVADQIYFLPVQPYFVERVIEKEHPDGILLAFGGQTALNCGVELFKSGVLEKYNVRVLGTPVQAIMDTEDRELFVDKLKEINVKTIKSEACEDLEHCRRAAAELGYPVIIRAAYALGGLGSGFCDNEDELNKLAEKAFAFSPQVLVEKSLKGWKEIEYEVVRDRYDNCITVCNMENFDPLGIHTGESIVIAPSQTLSNSEYHKLRALSIKIIRHIGIVGECNVQYAFDPKSEDYRVIEVNARLSRSSALASKATGYPLAFVAAKLGMGYGLFELKNSVTKTTSAFFEPALDYVVCKIPRWDLSKFHGVDRELGSSMKSVGEVMAIGRNFEEAIQKGLRMIGQGMHGYVENKELNIENIDESLQEPTDKRIFVISKAMHKGYTIDQIHDLTKIDKWFLQKLKHIIDIDEKLRKCTSVNVLDKYLLREAKVYGFTDFQIARAVGLEEEIHNMYKAGLVIRNLRKNYGITPVVKQIDTLAAEYPAQTNYLYVTYAGVTSDVKFENDKRSIVVIGSGAYRIGSSVEFDWCGVQALNTIRKEGYRSIMINYNPETVSTDYDMCDRLYFDELTFERVMDIIDLENPHGVIISTGGQIPNNMAIRLDDQCVPILGTSAKDIDNAEDRAKFSSMLTRNGIDQPEWSALTSMDDINVFIDKVGFPVLVRPSYVLSGAAMNVCSNEEELERFLKLAANVSEDHPVVVSRFIEHAKEVEMDAVAKDGDIIAYAISEHIEFAGVHSGDATIQFPPQKLYCETIRRIKRVSRQIAKELHISGPFNIQYLARENDIKVIECNLRASRSFPFVSKVLKINLIELATKVMLGIPVDKPNKNLFDLDYVGIKASQFSFNRLQKADPVLGVDMSSTGEVGCLGDDTTQALLTSMLSVGHRIPKKTILLSTGSAKQKAEMLDAAKMLVEHGYKIYATGGTSKYLKENGIENEMVYWPSEQWHPQALDMLHEHKIDMVVNIPKDLTASELDNGYKIRRAAVDLNVPLITNSRLASAFIYAFCTVKLEDVDIKSWAEYK, from the coding sequence ATGAAAGACGATAATATAAAGAAAGTATTGCTTCTCGGTTCAGGAGCCTTAAAAATAGGAGAAGCAGGTGAGTTTGACTATTCAGGTTCGCAGGCGCTTAAAGCTTTACGTGAGGAGGGCATTTATACAGTACTTATTAATCCAAATATTGCTACTGTACAAACTTCTGAAGGTGTTGCAGATCAGATTTATTTTCTTCCTGTTCAACCTTATTTTGTTGAACGAGTAATTGAAAAAGAACACCCTGATGGCATTTTGCTTGCATTTGGTGGTCAGACTGCTCTTAATTGTGGAGTTGAATTATTCAAGAGTGGAGTTCTTGAAAAATATAATGTTCGTGTTCTTGGTACCCCAGTACAAGCTATTATGGATACTGAAGACCGTGAACTCTTTGTTGATAAGTTGAAAGAGATAAATGTCAAAACAATAAAGAGCGAAGCTTGCGAAGACTTAGAACATTGCCGTAGGGCTGCAGCTGAATTAGGATATCCAGTTATCATTCGTGCTGCTTATGCACTAGGTGGTTTGGGTAGTGGATTTTGTGACAACGAAGATGAACTTAATAAGTTGGCAGAAAAGGCATTTGCTTTTTCTCCTCAAGTATTAGTTGAAAAGAGTCTTAAAGGCTGGAAAGAAATAGAATATGAAGTAGTACGTGACCGTTATGATAATTGTATTACAGTCTGCAATATGGAAAACTTTGACCCGCTTGGCATACATACGGGAGAGAGTATTGTTATTGCTCCTTCGCAGACTTTATCTAACAGTGAGTACCATAAACTGCGTGCTTTGTCTATAAAGATAATTCGTCATATAGGAATAGTAGGAGAGTGCAACGTACAATATGCCTTTGATCCCAAGAGTGAGGATTATAGGGTAATAGAGGTTAATGCTCGTCTAAGCCGTTCTTCTGCATTGGCTTCAAAAGCGACAGGATATCCTCTAGCTTTTGTAGCAGCAAAACTAGGAATGGGCTATGGACTGTTTGAACTTAAAAACTCTGTAACCAAAACTACAAGTGCATTTTTTGAACCAGCTCTTGATTATGTAGTATGTAAGATTCCTAGATGGGACTTAAGCAAATTTCATGGAGTTGACCGTGAATTAGGTTCTTCAATGAAATCTGTTGGTGAAGTTATGGCCATTGGGCGTAATTTTGAAGAGGCCATCCAGAAAGGACTAAGGATGATTGGTCAAGGCATGCACGGATATGTTGAAAACAAAGAACTTAATATAGAGAATATTGACGAATCATTGCAAGAGCCTACAGATAAACGAATCTTTGTTATATCAAAGGCAATGCATAAAGGCTATACGATTGACCAGATACACGACCTTACAAAGATTGATAAATGGTTTCTTCAGAAACTTAAGCATATTATTGATATTGACGAGAAACTACGTAAATGCACAAGCGTAAATGTACTGGATAAATATTTGTTACGCGAAGCTAAAGTTTATGGCTTTACCGATTTCCAGATAGCCAGAGCTGTAGGTCTTGAAGAGGAAATACATAATATGTATAAGGCAGGACTTGTGATACGTAATCTTCGTAAGAACTATGGTATTACTCCTGTAGTAAAGCAGATAGATACATTGGCTGCCGAATATCCTGCACAGACTAATTACCTTTATGTTACTTATGCAGGTGTTACGAGTGATGTAAAGTTTGAAAATGATAAACGCAGTATAGTCGTAATTGGTTCTGGCGCTTATCGTATTGGTAGTTCTGTAGAATTCGATTGGTGCGGTGTTCAGGCATTGAATACAATACGTAAGGAAGGTTACCGTAGTATAATGATAAACTACAATCCGGAGACGGTTTCTACCGATTATGATATGTGTGATCGCCTTTATTTTGATGAACTTACATTTGAACGTGTAATGGACATCATAGATTTGGAAAATCCACATGGAGTCATAATATCTACAGGAGGACAGATTCCTAATAACATGGCTATACGTCTTGATGATCAATGTGTGCCAATATTAGGAACATCTGCAAAAGATATTGACAATGCTGAAGACAGAGCGAAGTTCTCTTCTATGCTTACACGCAATGGAATAGATCAGCCTGAATGGAGTGCATTGACCAGTATGGATGATATAAACGTATTTATTGATAAGGTAGGTTTCCCTGTATTAGTACGTCCTTCGTATGTTCTTTCTGGTGCAGCAATGAACGTTTGTTCTAACGAAGAAGAACTTGAGAGATTCCTTAAATTGGCTGCTAATGTCAGTGAAGATCATCCTGTTGTAGTTAGTCGTTTCATTGAGCATGCAAAGGAAGTTGAGATGGATGCAGTGGCCAAAGATGGCGATATTATTGCATATGCTATTAGCGAGCATATTGAATTTGCCGGTGTACACTCAGGTGATGCAACAATACAGTTCCCTCCTCAAAAATTGTATTGCGAGACTATTAGAAGAATAAAACGTGTCAGTCGTCAAATAGCAAAGGAATTGCACATAAGTGGTCCTTTCAATATACAATATCTAGCGCGTGAAAATGATATAAAGGTAATTGAATGTAACTTACGTGCATCTCGTTCTTTTCCTTTCGTTAGTAAAGTACTAAAGATTAATCTTATTGAACTTGCTACTAAGGTAATGCTTGGAATTCCGGTTGATAAACCTAATAAAAACTTGTTCGATCTTGACTATGTAGGTATTAAGGCTAGTCAATTTTCATTCAACCGACTCCAAAAGGCCGATCCTGTACTTGGAGTTGATATGTCATCAACAGGTGAGGTTGGTTGCCTAGGTGATGATACTACACAGGCTCTATTAACTAGTATGCTGTCTGTTGGGCACAGAATACCTAAGAAGACAATCTTACTTTCAACGGGCTCTGCAAAACAAAAGGCTGAAATGCTTGATGCTGCTAAAATGCTTGTTGAACATGGATATAAAATATATGCTACAGGCGGTACATCTAAGTATCTTAAAGAAAATGGTATCGAAAATGAAATGGTTTACTGGCCAAGTGAACAATGGCATCCGCAAGCACTTGATATGTTACATGAACATAAAATAGATATGGTTGTTAACATACCAAAAGATCTGACAGCGAGTGAGTTGGATAACGGATATAAGATTCGTAGAGCTGCTGTAGATCTAAATGTACCATTGATAACAAATAGTAGATTAGCAAGTGCGTTTATTTATGCATTCTGTACTGTTAAACTTGAAGATGTGGATATCAAGTCATGGGCTGAATATAAATAA
- a CDS encoding aldo/keto reductase, giving the protein MKDSNKINRRKFLKVFGAGSIGAIAAMTGCKNPLKKNADLYKEQVEPPKGKMTYRINPHTNDKVSILGFGMMRLPLVGSDQSLESTAPVDQVALNKLVDYAIDHGVNYFDTSPAYSQGNSESATGKALHRHPRNKYYVATKLSNFDPSTQTREKSIEMFNDSLKYLQVDYIDYYLLHAIGMDGMDSFKKRYIDNGILDFLVEKRKTGKIRNLGFSYHGDVKVFDWLVANNDKYHWDFAQIELNYIDWKHAKEINDINTDAEYLYNELDKNGIPAIIMEPLLGGRLSNLPVPLANEIKKRDPEHSVASWAFRYAASPKDVLTVLSGMTYMEHLKDNLLSYCPLKPLTDSDKVFLEDIACKMMDIKTIPCNNCKYCMPCPYGVDIPGIFVHYNKCQNEGLMPQNTRSPNYIKYRREFLIGMDRSVPKLRQADHCIGCGQCKPHCPQSIDIPKELQNIDVFVEQLKENKNI; this is encoded by the coding sequence ATGAAAGATTCTAATAAAATAAATAGACGTAAATTTTTAAAAGTATTTGGTGCTGGTTCTATCGGGGCTATTGCAGCAATGACCGGATGTAAAAATCCTCTTAAGAAAAACGCTGATTTATATAAGGAACAGGTAGAACCCCCTAAGGGAAAGATGACATATCGCATAAACCCACATACCAATGATAAAGTATCAATACTCGGATTTGGTATGATGCGCCTTCCCCTAGTAGGGTCAGACCAATCATTGGAAAGTACAGCTCCTGTAGATCAGGTAGCTCTGAATAAACTTGTAGATTATGCCATTGACCACGGGGTAAACTATTTTGATACCTCTCCGGCTTATTCACAGGGGAATTCCGAAAGTGCTACAGGTAAAGCACTTCACAGGCATCCACGGAATAAATATTATGTCGCGACAAAGCTATCTAATTTCGACCCTTCTACTCAGACGCGTGAAAAATCCATTGAAATGTTCAATGACTCGCTTAAATACTTGCAAGTAGATTACATAGACTATTACCTACTGCATGCAATAGGTATGGATGGTATGGATTCTTTCAAAAAGAGATATATAGATAATGGCATTCTAGATTTTCTTGTTGAAAAACGTAAAACAGGCAAAATACGCAACCTTGGATTCTCTTATCATGGAGATGTCAAGGTCTTTGACTGGTTAGTAGCAAATAACGATAAGTATCATTGGGATTTTGCACAAATAGAACTTAATTATATAGACTGGAAACACGCCAAGGAAATAAATGATATTAATACCGATGCTGAATATCTTTATAATGAACTTGACAAAAATGGTATTCCTGCAATAATTATGGAACCACTTTTGGGTGGACGACTGTCTAATTTACCGGTTCCACTTGCTAATGAAATCAAAAAACGTGATCCGGAACATTCTGTTGCCTCATGGGCTTTCAGATATGCGGCTTCGCCCAAAGACGTACTTACGGTATTAAGTGGAATGACTTATATGGAGCACCTGAAGGATAATCTTCTTTCATATTGTCCACTCAAGCCACTTACAGATTCAGATAAAGTATTCCTTGAGGATATAGCTTGTAAGATGATGGATATCAAGACAATACCATGCAACAACTGTAAATACTGTATGCCGTGCCCTTATGGAGTAGATATTCCCGGAATTTTTGTGCATTACAATAAATGTCAGAATGAAGGTCTCATGCCACAAAACACTAGAAGTCCTAATTACATTAAGTATCGTAGGGAATTTCTTATAGGAATGGATAGAAGTGTGCCCAAATTAAGACAGGCGGACCATTGTATTGGCTGTGGACAATGCAAACCTCACTGCCCTCAGAGTATAGATATACCTAAAGAATTACAAAATATTGATGTATTTGTAGAACAGCTTAAAGAAAATAAGAATATATAA
- a CDS encoding 4Fe-4S binding protein, which yields MIRKVRITLATVFFIFTTLLFLDFTGTIRHWMGWMAKIQFMPAILAVNAVVIVALILLTLILGRVYCSVICPLGILQDTIAKIHNIKKKNRYTYSKAISWLRYTMLIIMIAAFFSGLGSLVALLDPYGSFGRIASNLIQPIYELVNNMLAAIAQHYDSYAFYNVDVWIKSMPTFIIAVSTLVILIVLAWRNGRTYCNTICPVGTFLGILSRFSWLKIHIEKDKCVKCGLCTKGCKASCIDFKNYKIDYSRCVVCGNCIDKCHKDAIHYNHNKTGENTERESNKSGESIDTGKRMFLLSAAIATTAATLAQNKKKVDGGLAVIVNKVAPERQTPLTPPGSISAENMAKHCTGCQLCVSECPNEVLRPSTDLSHLMQPIMSYERGYCRIECTRCSHVCPTGAIKPISRSYKSSLQRGHAVWIKKNCIPVTDHKSCGNCARHCPAGAITMVPVNPNDEKSIMVPAVNEAICIGCGACENLCPARPFSAIYVEGHEIHHTI from the coding sequence ATGATACGAAAGGTTAGAATAACTCTTGCTACAGTCTTTTTCATTTTCACGACACTGTTGTTTCTTGACTTTACAGGTACAATACGTCATTGGATGGGCTGGATGGCTAAAATTCAGTTTATGCCAGCAATCTTAGCTGTTAACGCTGTAGTGATTGTAGCATTAATCCTGTTAACATTGATTTTAGGGCGTGTTTACTGTTCAGTAATTTGCCCATTAGGAATATTGCAGGATACTATTGCGAAAATACATAATATAAAAAAGAAAAACCGATACACTTATTCAAAAGCTATTTCGTGGTTACGTTATACGATGCTTATCATAATGATTGCAGCATTCTTTTCAGGTCTCGGTTCATTAGTAGCCTTATTGGATCCTTATGGATCGTTTGGAAGAATTGCCAGTAACCTTATTCAACCTATCTACGAATTAGTAAACAATATGCTTGCAGCGATAGCACAGCATTATGATAGTTACGCATTCTACAATGTAGATGTTTGGATTAAGAGTATGCCTACATTTATAATCGCAGTATCTACGCTTGTTATCCTTATAGTACTTGCATGGCGTAACGGAAGAACTTATTGTAACACGATATGCCCTGTTGGTACATTTCTTGGTATACTATCTCGTTTCTCGTGGTTAAAAATACATATTGAAAAAGACAAATGTGTCAAATGTGGACTCTGTACCAAAGGATGTAAAGCATCTTGTATAGATTTTAAGAATTACAAGATTGATTACAGTCGTTGTGTAGTATGTGGAAACTGTATAGATAAATGCCATAAAGATGCAATTCACTATAATCACAATAAAACAGGAGAAAATACTGAAAGAGAATCAAATAAGTCAGGTGAGTCTATAGATACTGGAAAACGAATGTTCTTATTAAGTGCTGCTATAGCAACAACTGCAGCAACATTAGCACAAAACAAAAAGAAAGTTGATGGTGGTTTGGCTGTTATTGTCAATAAAGTTGCCCCTGAACGACAAACTCCATTAACGCCACCCGGATCTATCAGTGCAGAAAACATGGCAAAACATTGTACAGGTTGTCAACTCTGTGTTTCAGAGTGTCCAAATGAAGTTTTAAGACCTTCTACAGACCTAAGTCATCTTATGCAACCCATAATGTCTTACGAGAGAGGATATTGCAGGATAGAGTGTACTAGATGTTCACATGTCTGTCCTACAGGAGCAATAAAACCGATATCTCGCTCTTACAAGTCATCTTTACAAAGGGGGCATGCTGTATGGATAAAGAAAAATTGCATACCAGTAACTGACCATAAATCATGTGGAAATTGCGCACGCCACTGTCCGGCTGGTGCCATAACTATGGTTCCGGTAAACCCTAATGACGAAAAATCTATTATGGTTCCTGCCGTAAATGAGGCTATTTGTATCGGCTGTGGAGCATGCGAGAATCTATGCCCTGCTCGTCCGTTCTCAGCCATTTATGTAGAGGGACATGAAATACACCATACAATTTAA
- the tatC gene encoding twin-arginine translocase subunit TatC has protein sequence MSVKDGKADLATFWDHLDELRSCIIRAVLFTILLSAIAFCMKDLMFSVVLAPRNSNFITYRLLGVEAFSIHLMNIGLTEQFMIHIRTAIYFGVLLASPYILYLIFRFVSPALYSNEKRYALWLITSAYIMFMIGTLLNYFLIFPLTLKFLGTYQISSDVANMLTIQSYIDTLLMMNMIMGVIFEMPVMCWIMARMGIITDSYMRKYRRHAIVLILIVAAIITPTTDAFTLFVVSLPIWLLYEASIFIVKIAKPKEIKE, from the coding sequence ATGAGCGTTAAGGACGGGAAAGCAGATCTTGCTACATTTTGGGATCATCTTGATGAACTAAGAAGTTGCATCATCAGGGCTGTATTATTCACGATATTGCTATCGGCAATAGCATTCTGTATGAAGGACTTAATGTTTTCTGTGGTATTAGCACCAAGAAACAGTAACTTTATCACTTATAGGCTGCTCGGGGTGGAAGCATTCAGCATACACCTAATGAACATAGGACTAACCGAGCAATTCATGATACACATAAGAACAGCCATTTATTTTGGAGTTCTACTAGCATCGCCTTACATACTATACCTGATATTCAGATTCGTTTCACCAGCGCTATATTCAAACGAGAAAAGATATGCGTTATGGCTGATAACTAGTGCTTACATCATGTTCATGATTGGTACGTTACTTAATTATTTCCTTATTTTTCCACTTACATTAAAGTTTCTGGGAACATATCAGATTAGTTCAGATGTTGCCAATATGCTTACGATTCAGTCATACATAGACACACTGCTTATGATGAATATGATAATGGGAGTAATATTTGAAATGCCGGTAATGTGCTGGATAATGGCCCGTATGGGGATTATTACAGATTCATATATGAGAAAATACAGGAGACATGCTATTGTGTTAATATTAATTGTAGCAGCTATAATAACACCTACTACTGATGCGTTTACATTGTTTGTCGTCTCACTACCTATCTGGTTACTATATGAAGCCAGCATATTCATAGTTAAAATTGCAAAACCAAAAGAAATTAAAGAATAA
- a CDS encoding Sec-independent protein translocase subunit TatA/TatB, whose product MFGLGAQEILVIALIILLLFGGKKIPELMKGLGKGIKSFKDGMNGIENNNDKKEEENDKKEEGNDTKSKNDDGNKKE is encoded by the coding sequence ATGTTCGGATTAGGTGCACAAGAGATATTAGTTATCGCTCTTATAATATTACTGTTGTTCGGCGGTAAGAAGATTCCTGAATTGATGAAAGGTCTTGGTAAGGGGATTAAGAGTTTTAAAGATGGTATGAATGGTATTGAAAACAACAACGATAAAAAAGAAGAAGAAAATGATAAAAAGGAAGAAGGAAACGATACCAAGAGCAAAAACGATGATGGAAACAAAAAAGAATGA
- the hisB gene encoding bifunctional histidinol-phosphatase/imidazoleglycerol-phosphate dehydratase HisB gives MKKKRVLFIDRDGTLIQEPADEQIDSFDKLKFTKGMFKNLGFIHSKLDFEFIMVSNQDGLGTNSFPENTFWPVQNFIIQTLDGEGITFDEILIDRHFPNDNAPTRKPNTGLVEKYINNPEYDLSSSYVIGDRDTDRKFADNIGCKSLILGKDGMTWDKIAEILFAGERIAEVKRTTKETDIYIKINLDGTGKCNISTGLGFFDHMLEQIGKHGMMDLTIQTKGDLYVDEHHTIEDTAIALGECILQALGDKRGIERYGYCLPMDDCLCQVAIDFGGRPWLVWDAEFKREKIGEMPTEMFIHFFKSLSDSAKMNLNIKAEGANEHHKIEGIFKALARSLKMAVRRDIYHFELPSTKGKL, from the coding sequence ATGAAAAAGAAAAGGGTTTTATTTATAGACAGAGACGGTACTCTTATCCAAGAACCTGCAGATGAGCAAATAGACTCATTTGATAAACTCAAGTTTACTAAAGGCATGTTCAAAAATCTAGGTTTTATACATAGTAAATTAGATTTTGAATTCATAATGGTATCAAATCAAGATGGTCTAGGTACGAACTCTTTTCCAGAAAACACTTTTTGGCCTGTACAAAACTTTATAATTCAAACCCTTGATGGAGAAGGCATTACCTTTGACGAGATTCTTATTGACAGACATTTTCCAAACGATAACGCCCCTACTCGTAAACCTAATACAGGATTAGTAGAAAAATACATCAACAACCCAGAATATGACTTGTCTAGTAGTTATGTAATAGGCGACCGAGATACTGATAGAAAATTTGCTGATAATATAGGATGTAAATCACTTATACTAGGCAAAGATGGTATGACTTGGGACAAAATAGCAGAGATACTTTTTGCCGGTGAGCGTATAGCAGAAGTAAAGCGCACCACAAAAGAGACTGATATTTATATAAAAATAAATCTTGACGGTACTGGTAAATGCAATATATCAACTGGTCTAGGTTTCTTTGATCATATGCTCGAACAAATTGGCAAACATGGCATGATGGACTTGACCATTCAGACTAAAGGAGACTTATATGTCGACGAGCACCATACGATAGAAGATACGGCCATAGCACTTGGTGAATGCATTCTGCAGGCACTTGGTGATAAACGTGGAATAGAAAGGTATGGCTATTGTCTGCCTATGGATGATTGTCTATGTCAGGTTGCTATTGATTTCGGTGGACGGCCATGGTTAGTTTGGGACGCTGAATTCAAAAGAGAAAAAATAGGAGAAATGCCTACAGAAATGTTCATTCACTTCTTTAAGAGTCTAAGTGATTCTGCTAAAATGAATCTAAATATTAAAGCAGAGGGAGCTAACGAACATCATAAAATTGAAGGAATATTCAAGGCTCTTGCGCGTTCTCTTAAAATGGCTGTACGAAGAGATATTTACCACTTTGAACTGCCTAGTACAAAAGGAAAATTATAA
- a CDS encoding Gfo/Idh/MocA family protein: protein MKIIKWGFIGCGEVTEKKSGPAFNEVEGSTVVAVTSRNENKVRSYAVKHGIKKWYTDPLELIDDPEVNAIYIATPPSSHATFAIMAMKAGKPVYVEKPLAASYEDCARINQVSEKTGVPCFVAYYRRYLPYFERVKKIINDELIGKVQNVQIRFACPPRDLDYNSSKSLPWRLQPDIAGGGYFYDLAPHQLDLIQDLFGVITQADGICANRGGLYTTEDSVSACFRFESGLPGSASWCFVGHESAKEDRIEVIGDKGMLSFSVYNYDPIQLITTDGSTNIVVPNPSYVQLPIIKSVIEDLQGIGVCACTSISATPVNWVMDRILGKF, encoded by the coding sequence ATGAAAATTATAAAATGGGGCTTTATCGGTTGTGGTGAGGTTACAGAGAAGAAGAGTGGCCCCGCATTCAATGAGGTTGAAGGTTCTACCGTTGTTGCTGTTACGAGTCGAAATGAGAATAAGGTACGCTCATACGCAGTAAAACATGGTATTAAGAAATGGTATACAGATCCTCTCGAACTTATTGATGACCCTGAAGTAAATGCGATATATATAGCGACTCCTCCATCTAGTCATGCAACGTTTGCTATTATGGCGATGAAGGCCGGTAAACCTGTATATGTGGAAAAACCACTGGCGGCAAGTTATGAAGATTGTGCGCGTATAAATCAGGTTTCGGAAAAGACCGGAGTACCATGTTTCGTGGCTTATTATCGTAGGTATCTTCCATATTTTGAGCGCGTAAAGAAAATTATAAACGACGAATTAATCGGCAAAGTACAGAATGTTCAGATTAGATTTGCCTGTCCTCCGAGAGATCTTGATTATAATTCTTCAAAAAGTCTGCCTTGGAGGTTGCAGCCAGATATAGCTGGAGGTGGATATTTTTACGACCTAGCCCCACATCAGTTGGACTTGATTCAGGATCTATTCGGCGTAATTACACAGGCTGACGGTATATGCGCTAATCGTGGCGGACTTTATACTACTGAAGACAGTGTAAGTGCGTGTTTCCGTTTTGAGAGTGGACTTCCAGGCAGTGCATCGTGGTGCTTTGTAGGTCATGAGAGTGCTAAGGAAGACAGAATAGAAGTGATTGGAGACAAAGGAATGTTAAGCTTTTCGGTATATAACTATGATCCTATACAGCTTATAACAACTGATGGTTCTACAAATATAGTTGTTCCAAATCCTTCTTATGTACAGTTGCCTATTATTAAATCGGTAATAGAGGATTTGCAGGGTATTGGTGTCTGTGCATGCACAAGCATATCGGCAACGCCTGTTAACTGGGTTATGGATAGAATTTTAGGAAAGTTCTAG
- a CDS encoding DUF4421 domain-containing protein — MAGSDSICVKTKKHVGIYNTVYNIVKAFNDVDTNYIEPQKYNYTVMMQNTFTYEMYKLQGKSGQYFRFAPKPAIKLGPYLGWRWIFLGYQVDMGRVGSTGMKNTKTEFNLSLYSSLIGVDIFFRNTGSSYRIQNSYLGRGIDTSALDGVSFSGINVGIKGFNLYYIFNHYKFSYPAAFSQSTRQKKSCGSALLGIGYTQHSLSLDYVSLQNIVKDYTKQPEIKLDSGLMFEKVKYTDLSVSGGYAYNLVLSKNFLLAASLSLALGYKNSIGNVEQSDARSSKIFNFRNFNLDGVGRFGFIWNNSKYYFGGSCILHSYNYNKERFSTNNVFGSMNIYIGYNFGKR, encoded by the coding sequence TTGGCAGGAAGTGATTCTATATGTGTAAAGACTAAAAAGCATGTTGGCATATATAATACTGTTTACAATATAGTGAAAGCCTTCAATGATGTAGATACAAATTACATAGAGCCTCAAAAATATAACTATACAGTTATGATGCAGAATACATTTACTTATGAGATGTATAAACTGCAGGGCAAGTCGGGGCAGTACTTTAGATTTGCTCCAAAACCAGCCATAAAACTTGGACCATATTTAGGATGGAGATGGATCTTTCTCGGATATCAGGTCGATATGGGTAGAGTTGGTTCAACCGGAATGAAGAATACCAAAACAGAGTTTAACTTAAGTCTTTATAGTTCGCTTATTGGTGTTGACATTTTCTTTCGAAATACAGGTAGTTCATATAGAATACAAAATTCATATTTGGGTAGAGGCATTGATACATCTGCCCTTGATGGAGTTAGTTTTAGTGGTATTAACGTAGGAATTAAAGGCTTCAATTTATACTATATTTTTAATCATTATAAATTTTCTTACCCTGCAGCTTTCAGTCAGAGTACTAGGCAGAAGAAAAGTTGTGGATCTGCACTTCTTGGTATAGGATATACTCAACATTCTTTATCGCTTGACTATGTGTCATTGCAGAATATTGTAAAAGATTATACAAAACAACCGGAAATAAAATTGGATAGTGGATTAATGTTTGAGAAGGTAAAATATACCGACCTTTCTGTTTCTGGTGGTTACGCATATAATCTTGTCCTGTCTAAAAATTTCTTATTGGCAGCTTCGCTTTCACTGGCTTTGGGTTATAAAAATTCTATAGGAAATGTGGAGCAATCAGATGCAAGGTCATCTAAAATATTTAATTTTCGTAACTTTAATCTTGATGGTGTAGGGCGTTTTGGATTTATATGGAATAACTCTAAATACTATTTTGGAGGTAGTTGTATACTACATAGCTATAATTATAATAAAGAGAGATTTTCTACAAATAATGTTTTTGGCTCAATGAACATTTACATTGGGTATAATTTCGGTAAACGATAA